The genome window ACAGATAGACCTAGCTGAATTATTCAACAGGTCACAAATATTTGTGTTACCATCATTTTATGAAGGATTACCAGTTGTGGTTTTAGAAGCTTTATCTTGTGGTACGGATGTAATCACTACTGATATTCTTGGTGTTAAAGAATGGATTGGTAGCGAGATTAATAATTCTGGAAAGATAGAGTACGTTCCTCTACCTTTTATGGAAAAAGAAGGTATTTTAAAAGATGAAGAATTATATGCTTTTGAAAATAATTTGTATAATTCAATAGATTCTAAAATACAATCTTTATTGAATAACTCAAACAAGAAAACATCTATAGATATGTCAAAAAAAACGTGGGATGGCTTAGCATGTAGAATGAATGAAGTTATTTTAATGGATGAATTATGCCTAGTTTAGAATTATTTAATTATAAAAAGTGTAACTATTTTTATACTATTTTTAAGTGATTTTATATTATACTAGTACTAAATATATTTGTTTTCAGGGAGGTAACTTATGAGGATTAGTAAAAAGGTATTAGCGTTAGGTATTTCAGCACTATTGTTAAGTGTTAGTTTTCCAATATCAATAAACGCACTAAATAAGATTGAAAATATTCAAGGGATAGATAAATATGAAACTGCTGGACTTATTTCAGACAATCAAGATTTTACAACAGCAATCCTTATCAATGCTGATTCTACAATGGTAGATGGCATTGCTTCCAGTGGTCTTGCAGGAGTAAACAATGCAGCTATTTTATTAACTAATAAGGATGATATACCAGAAGCAACACTTCAAAGACTGAATAGAGTTACTAAGATATATGTAATAGGTGGAGAGAATTCTATAAGCAAAGATGTAGAAAAAATGTTGCTTATGAGAAGGATGCAAGTTATAAGAATTGATGGAGTAGATAGAGTGGATACAAGTTATAAAATTGCAGCTGAAATAGAAAAGATTAAAAGCAGTGATAAGATGTTTTTAGTAAATGGATTTAAAGATGAAGCTGATGCAGTAAGTGTTGCGTCTGTTGCGTATAGAGATGGAGCTCCTATAATATTGACAAAAGATATACCTTCAGCAGAAGAAGATACGGATTTAGACCCATGGTTTGGAGTTTCTCCTTTTCCAGTATATGCTATTGGAGGAGAGTCTACATTAAGTGATTACATAGTGAGTAGATACAGAGCAACTAGAATTGGTGGTGTTGATAGATATCAAACTAATAAAAATATTATTGAAAAGTTTTATAATGGAGCAAAAGAGTTCTATGTAACAAGTGGAGACGATTTAGTTTATGCTTTAGTTGCATCACCACTTGCAAAAAATGCTCCTGTTGCTTTAGTTTCAAATAAAAGTGATAAGAGTATATTAAATGGAGCTAGTAAAGTAACAGCAATAGGTATAAGTGATAAGAATATTATAGAGCAGTGTTTGGATGCTGTAAAAAAGTAATAGAGTGTTATTAGCAAAATGAATATGCATCTTGAAAAATTAGTATATTTATTTATAGTGGTATAGGTTATATAAGAAGAGGCTGTCTCAAAAAATTCCTTTTGAGACACCCCATTCTTTACTTATATTACACAATTTCTATATAGAATAAATTTCATAAGAATTATCTTCATTTAATTTTTCCAACCAAACCAGCTCTAAAATATCTAGTTCTTCTAAGTAGTCTTTTTCAGTTTTCTTGTCATCATGTTTTATAAGTTCTAATACTTCAAATGTAAAAGCTTTTTCTCCGTATTTTTTCCAATCATTATTTAAATCTTTTATCATACATGAGCCAGCACCAAGTTGGAATTTGAGGGAGTTAAATTTGCTTTTTATATCATTACTCTTTCCAAGGTAAATCTTTTTAGTAATATCATTTTTTATTATAAATACGCCTGTGTCAAATTTCATTTCTTTGTATAATTGTTTTAATTCACGTTTTCTATCCATGATTTTATATACCTCTCTTTATAATTAGTATGTAATATGTAAAAATAAAAATATATTACATATTAAATTATAAAGATATTAATTTTATATGTAAATAGTTTTTATAAATTTAATTATGAATTAGTTGCTAATAAGTAAGGTGTTTAGGTTAATAAGTTCGTTGTAAAGATTATTATAAATTTTAACATGATAGAAATATAAAAAGAATAGTTGACAATATATAAAATATAGAATAAACTGAAAATGTAATAGTAATCATGGATTTATATATTACATTGAAAGGAGTTAATAATTATTATGAATAAAAAAATAGAATTAATAGGGAATTTTGCAAGTGATTGGATTAGGTATAGTGATTATGAATATAAAATTACTGAAGAAGATGAATTATATATAGTACCAACTGAAGATGCTGTATTTACTATGTACAATCCATTTGATGTTGCAGATGATATAATAGTAGATATAATTCGTATAGGACAAGAGGCACTACAAGATATACCAAAAGAGACGAAAGAAATGAGATTAAAAAAAGAAGTACTTGAATTTGTAAAAAAATATGGATTATTGGGTTTAATATATTCAAGTGTATATAATAGAGATATAGTTGGAGAAGAAAGAGTACTGATGATTGAAAAGAATTATATTACAAAAGAAAATATATTGAGTACTGATGAATATGTAAATATGTTTATACCATTTGCAAGTGATGAAGATGTGTATTTTAAAAAGTATAGAAGAGGTATAGATGTATCAAAGAGAGAGGAATCTCCCAAGTTTTTTGGAAAGAGACCATTAATTTTAGATTTAGTATTTTCAAAGTTCTACACTGAACAACTGGATTGGATTGTAAGCTTTGCTAAAGATATGTGTAAACACTTTAATCAAATTTGTGTATATAAAAATACATCTAATCTATTAACTGAAAGTGTTACTATTATGTCTGGAGGGTTTAATCCCCAAAAGATAGGATTTTCTATAAGTCAACTGGATAAACCAACTATTGCATGGGAGTTTGATTCTTTGAAAACAGCGATTGAGACTATTTATGCCTTTGCAATTACAAGTGAACCTTCTTCTATAAATAAATGCAAGTACTGTGGTAAGATTTATATTCCTACAAATTCTAAATCTCAATACTGCTCACCTTCTTGTAGAAATTGTTCAAATGTAAAGAAAAGTAGAAGTAGAGCTAAAAAAGATAAATAAAATTAATAAATATATCATTGTTTAGATTTTAGTAAATAACCACTGGATTAAAAGTTGTTATAGAAAATTATATATCTGAATGATGGTATTTTTTATTAAAAAAATTGAAAAGTTTAATTGAGGTAGTAATTTTGAGTTCTATAAATCGGAATTTAAGAGAAATAGAAAGAAATGAATTGCTTGAGACTAATATAGAATCTAGATATTATGGTCTAGCTCTTTCTGAATCTGATGTAAAAGATATAATAACTTCAAGAAATGATACTTTAAAGGGGTATGGAAGAATAGAATTGGATATAAAAGTTACAAAACAATTAATAGAAAATATATATACATCACAGTACACAAATGTGGACAATTATTTAGAGAGTATTAATGATATGCAAGAAATTTTTTATTATTTAAAAAATGAAACTGATGACAATATATGTGATGATGAGATTATAGAAATATTGGATGAACTTTATGAAAAGTTTGCAGGCAATATAGACAATGTAAGAGGAGAAGCAGATGAATTTGCAAAGAAATTTAAGTTTGGAGAAGTTTAATGTATGATAGGAGAGATTTGAAATGTCAAATAATCTAAGTAATATTAATATAAACGAAAATAATTTAATAAAAAACCAATATTCCATATCTTTACTTAAGGAATGTCTAGATTGTAAAGTTATAGATGAAAGAGAAGTATATAACATACAACAAGAAATATCTCTAATACTTATAGATTTGATTAAAAAATATACAAATGGTCAAAGCACATCAGTAAAGACAGAAGTTGCCGAAAAACTATTGATTTCAATATGGTACGCTATTGATGCGTATATAAATAAGCTTGGAGATATAGAAAAAAGAGTTGTAGAGTTGACTGCTAAGAATGTTAAAAAAGTGTACTTGGAAGGTATTAAAATATTAGAGGAAGATTTAGTCAGACTAAAAGATTTTTATGAGCTAATGATGAGTAGAAAGTTAGATACCAACTCAATAGCATATAATGATACCTTGATAGGGTTATCAAGTTTCTTTGAAAGTTATATTATAAAATTTGAAGCTCAGGACATTCCAGTAAGTATAGATTATCCATTGGCGTTGGACGATATGGACATTCAGGGAATTTATTATGTAAAGAATTATATTGAGAGTATAGATATAGAAAATAGATTTTGTAACTTATTTAAGAAAAAAGATAGAGAAAAATTATTTTATGATTATGGAGTGACCTATAAAATAGATTGTGATGTTATACTTGTAAATTTGTTTGAACTTATTATAAATAATTGTATTTTTTCTACGATTTTAGGAAATGAAGCAACTAATCTAGAAATTTCAGAATATGAATATGAGTTTTTAGAAAAACAATTTAAAAATATATACAATAATATTGCTGAAGATGAAGTTAGGGGTTATGAAGAAAGTAATATAATTGAATTAATTGAAGTAGGTGATAACTTAGATATCGAAGCAGATAATAACTTGGATTATAATGATTTTGAAGAAATTAATAGAGAAATTAGAATAAATGAAAAAATAACTTTACTACTTATGGAAGCAATTGAAGTATTGATAAAAAGATTAAGTATAGAAGACGAAGTGTTAATAAGATATATTAAAAAATATGAAAAGATATTTATTGAATCTGTAATAAGCTCAATAAAAAGTAATACTTTTAAAAGTATGGTAACTGTAAGTAAAAGTAAAAATGAACATTTAGAAAATTATATTATTGATGATGAAAGCAAATTGGATGATGAGTCGTTTAGAAAGATATTTAATAAAATATTAGATAGTGCATCTATAATTGAAAAAATAAGAATAATAAAGGAAAATATAAATGCTAAAAAAGATTTTATCGATATTCTCGAATCTGAATGTTTATTTGGAGAAGAGTATTCAATATTGTTTGCATCATTAAGTGAATTAGAATTGGCAATATTGGGTAGTGTAGTATTTTATGAGGATATAAGAATGAAAGAAATTAATTTATTAGAATTTATATTAAATAAGAAAACTGAAACTACTTTATGGAAGATGGAATACATTGAATTCATAAGTAAGCAAAGTGAAGATAAGATACACTCCATAGAAGAACATATGAATAAAATTAATTAACAAAAAATTATGAATAAATAGAATGTTAGTATATAATATAATCTATAAAGCATATTAAAAATACATATATCTGGAGGAAAATTATGAAAGAGTATATCATAAATAATATTGAAGAAATAAGAGAAGAATTAATAGATTTATCTAAGAAAATATGGGAAAATCCAGAATTAGCTTTTGAAGAAAAGTATGCAAGTAGCATTCAAAAAGAATACTTAAAATCAAAAGGATTTAAAATTGAAGAAGTAGAAAATTTACCTACTGGATTTATAGCAAGTTTTGGAGAAGGTAAACCTGTGATTGGAATACTTGGAGAGTATGATGCTTTACCAGAGCTATCACAATGTGTGAGTGCAGAAAGAAAGCCCTTAGTAGAAGGAGAAGCTGGACATGGATGTGGGCATAACCTATTGGGTGTAGCAGGTGTAGGAGCAGTTGTTTCTATAAAAAAATTAATAGAAGAAAATAAATTTAATGGAACAATAAAATATTTTGGTTGTCCTGCTGAAGAAGAAGGTGGAGGAAAGACTGTTATGTGTGTAAATGGCTGTTTTGATGATGTGGATTGTGCGTTTACATGGCATCCTTTTGATATAAATACACCTTGGAGAGGTGGAAGTCTAGCAAACTTATCTGTTAAATTCAAATTTAAAGGGATAACAGCCCATGCAGCCCAAGCTCCTCATAATGGTAGAAGTGCACTTGATGCTGTTGAAATTATGAATGTTGGAGCTAATTATTTGAGAGAACATGTTATTGACTCTATAAGAATGCACTATGTCATAACTAATGGTGGTGGAAGACCTAATGTAGTTCCTGGTTTTGCTGAAAGTTGGTATTTTATTAGAGGTAAAAAAGCAAAGGATGCAGAACACGTTCTTGATAGATTAATAAAAGTAGCTCAAGGAGCAGCAATGATGACAGAAACTGAAATGGAGTATAAGGTTACAGATGGAATATATGATTATATACCAAACCAATGCTTGACTGATTTGGTTTACAATAATATGGTTTTTGTTGGTTGCCCTAAAACTACTCCTGAAGAAGAAGAATTTGCGAAAAAATTATGTGATACTCTTACTAGAGAAGAAAGACTAGGTGTAGCAACGTCATTCCAAAATGATAAATCTATTGTAGAAAGCTATATACATCAGGGGATAGTTGATGGAGACAAAGATAAAGGATTAGCTGGTTCTACTGATGTTGGAGATGTAAGTTATGTTATACCAGTGGCTCAATTTGCAATGGCAGCATGGCCAGTGGGAATTGCAAGTCATACATGGCAGTCATGTTCATCAGCAGGTTCAAATATAGGATTTTCTGCTATGATAAATTCAGCTAAGGTACTGGCTTGTAGTGCTTATGATGTATTTATGGATACTAAAATTATTGATGAAGCAAAGATTGAATTTGATAAATCATTAGATGGACAAAAATTTAAACCATTGGTATAATTTTGGTAATAAAATATTTCTGGGGGGAATAGCTATGAGAGAAAAAGTTGAAAAAGTGCTTGAAGAAAAGATAAAACCAGTATTACAAAGAGATGGTGGGGATGTAGAGCTTATAGATGTAAATGAAAATGGCGTAGTTTTAGTTAGACTACAAGGTGCATGTAGTGGATGTCCAGGAGCTACTATGACAATCAAAGCTATTATTGAAAATGTCTTGGTGAGTGAAGTTCCAGGAGTAACTCAAGTATTAGGTGTTTAATAGTTGGAGTTCACTAAATATATGCTATATATAAGTATCTAATTAAGAAGTATGAAAAATAGTGAAATATTGTAGAAACAATAAAATATTATATATGTATGAAGAAATAATGAAATATTATAGATAAATATGTAAAAGTGTGAAAGAAGGCTGTAGATAAATTTGTTTTACATAAATTCACCTACAGTATTTCTTACACACTTTATTTTAAAGACCCTGTTATCCAGCCATACCAATAAACATACCTATAAAGTATGGAATTAGCCATATAATCCATACAACTATACTAAACTTATGAAAGAATTTTTTCTTCTCTTCATCATCTTTGTATAAGACAAAAGTAGCCCAACTTGCATGAAAAAGCATAAGCACAATTGCAAGAAGACCTGTAATACTATGAAGGTTTTGTGATAAAACAGATTTTACTTCAAAAGTGTGGCTATTGGCTATGTTACTCATTGTAAATGTTCCTAAAGTATCAAATATCAAACCAAGCCAAAATATGATTACATGTTTCTTTTTTAAAATTTTAGCCTTTCTTTCTCCAAATACACCTATAGTGTAGAAAATTAAAGCTGACGTTATAAATACTATTGCAAGTATTAATTTAGAATTCATAATTATCTCTCCTTTATTTTTACTAATATATTTCTAAGATTTTTTACTAAATCGTTTAATTCTTGCTCATCGCAGTTTTTAAAGATGTCATCAAAACTTTCTTGCATTTTAATTTTAAAATTTGTGGCAAACTCAAGCCCTGTTGTTGTAAATTTAACGTATGTATTTCTTTTATCATCAGATTTTTTGAATTTTTCTATATATCCAATCTGTTCTAATCTGCTGATTATACCTGAAACTGTTCCTTTAGCCAAAGACATCTCTTCACATAATTGTGATATAGTAAGCTCTTGATTATGAGCTATCAGTTTTATAACTATAATCTGTTGATGTGTTAATCTATTCTCTTTAAAATTTTCTTCTACTGTGTACATAGTTTTAGAATAGAGTTCTTTTAAAAGCATAGCTATTCTAAAACAGTCATAATTAGTTTTCAATAAAATCACCTCTTAAATAGTTTGCATAGAAACTAATATAGTATAATTTTCTTATATAGTCAACCTAAAATTTTATAATTTCGTAGTAAATAATGAACAACGAATATAAAAAATTTATTTTAGGTATAAATAAAATAATTTGATGAAATTTTAACAATTTTTAAAAAGTTTGTTTACACAGTGAATAAATGGTGCTAAAATTAACTCATAGATAAATATTGAAAATTTAATTTTGTTTAATGATAATAGAACCACGAAGGTTTTAACGTTACTTGACGTTTGCTTTTATGTGGTTTTTTTTATTGCAACAAAGGGGGGATTGGGGTTTGTTAAAAGATATACTGAAAAAGTTGTTGCAGTTTATTTTGGTAATGTTTTTATTATCTTTTGTTGTTTTTTACATGGCAAGACTTGCTCCAGGAGACCCATTAATTTCTTACTATGGCGATGGAGTAGAAAGAATGAGTACTCAAGAAAAAGAAAATGCTATGAAAAAACTTGGTTTGGACGAACCAATATACAGTCAATATATAAAATGGATTTCAAATGCGTCAAAAGGAGAATTTGGGATTTCATTTAAATATAAACAAAATGTTACTTCTGTTATAAATGATGTCTATATAAACACTATAATATTAGGTGGTTCAGGGTATATACTTACCTTTGTGTTAGCCCTATTGTTAGGAATATTTTGTACACTACATGAAGATAAGCTCGTTGATAGAGTCATATGCAAATTAGGGACAATAACCAACTGTATACCATCATTTTGGGTTGCTTTGGTACTTATACTTGTATTTAGTATAAACCTAAGCATACTTCCAAGCAGTGGTGCTTATGCAATGGGAGAAGAAACCAGCATATTAAGTAGGGTATCGCATTTAATCTTACCTCTTACAGTACTTATATTGAGTCACTTATGGTATTACACATATATGATAAGAAATAAATTGCTAGAGGAAATAAGAGAAGATTATGTACTTTTATGTAAAGCAAAAGGTTTAAATAATAGAACCATTGTTTTTAAGCATTGCCTGAGAAATATAATGCCATCGTATATCAGTATAATGGCTATTTCTATACCTCATATACTGGGAGGAACTTATGTAGTTGAAAAAGTTTTTTCTTATCCTGGGTTAGGAACTCTTTGTTTTGAAAGTGCAAAGTATCATGATTATAATATGTTATTAGTTTTATGCTTAATAACAGGGGCTTTAGTAGTATTTGGGAATATGTTAGCTCAAATTATAAACAATAAAATAGACCCTAGAATGAAATATGATAGAGGTGATGCCAATGAAGCCACAGTATAGTGATTTTGAAATTGTAGGAGAAGATTATATTTTATTAGCAGAAGATGAACATATAGAAACAAAGAAAACCTTATTTAAAAAAATTAAAGAATTACCATATATATCGATTATTATTTTATCAATCGTAGTTATTGGAAGTGTATTCTCATCTTTCATAATGACACATGAGCCAACATACATGGATTTAGCAAGTTCTAATCTAGCTCCAAATAAAACTTTTTTATTTGGAACAGACTCAATGGGTAGAGATATATATTCTATGATATGGTATGGAGGAAAAATATCTTTATTTATAGGATTATTTTCCACTGTAATATCAACTGTTATAGGAATTATTTATGGTAGTATAAGTGGCTTTGCATCTGAACTTGTAGATGATGCAATGATGAGATTTACAGAAATCATACTTAGTATACCTTCAATATTAATTATAATATTTGTACAAGCTATACTTGGAAATTCAAATCCAGTATCTATGTCTATAGTAATAGGGATAACAAGTTGGATGAATATATCTAAGATAGTAAGAACAGAGGTTAGACAAATAAGAAATAGCGAATACATACTAGCAGCTAAGAGTATGGGGGGAGGATTCTTTTATATATTAAGGCAACATTTACTTCCAAATTTTGTGGCATCAATAATGTTCATGGTTGTAACAAACATAGGTGCAGCTATTGGCACTGAATCAACGCTTAGCTTTTTAGGAATTGGTCTACCTATAGAAATTGTTTCTTGGGGAAGTATGTTATCTTTATCAGAGGAAGCATTACTTTCAAATAGATGGTGGATTATACTGATTCCAGGTATATTTTTGGTTACCACATTGGTGTGTATAACTAATATAGGTAATTATATAAGAAAGAATAATAATAAAAAATCTAGTAATTTATAAATTAATATTTGAGTACTAAATAAGCAAATACTGAGGTATTTGAAATATCTATTTAAATAAATCGGGTCAAAGCTTTGAAAAATATTTTATAAAAAGCAAAAGGGGGAGCATCATGAAATTAAAGAAGTTAAAAGTTTTAAGTTTAGTAATGATACTTAGTCTAATGGCAGGTTGTTCTAGTGGAGGAGACAAAGATAAAAAAGCAGATACACCTAAAGATGGCAAGGTACTTGTTTATGGAAGTAATGATTATACAAGTATAAATCCTGCACTATATGAACATGGAGAAATAAATTCACTAATATTTAATGGATTAACAGCTCATGATGAAAATAATAAAGTAGTTCCTTGTTTAGCAAAGGACTGGAAATTTGATGAGGCGACAAATACATATACTTTTAATTTAAGAGATGATGTTAAGTGGCATGATGAAGAGACATTTACAGCAAATGATGTCAAGTTTACAATAGAAACTATAATGAATCCAGACAATGCTTCTGAAATAGCATCAAATTATGAAGATATAACAAAAATTGATGTGGTCAATGATAATACTATAAAAATCACTTTAAAAGCTCCAAATACAGCAATGCTTGATTACCTAACAGTAGGAGTATTACCAAAGCATGCATTAGAAGGTAAGGATATAGCTACTGATGAATTTAATCAAAAACCAATAGGTACTGGACCATTTAAACTTGAAAAATGGGATAAGGGTCAAAGTATAACACTTATTAAGAATAATGATTATTTTGTAAAAGAACCAGGTTTAGATAAAGTAGTATTTAAAATTGTTCCAGATGATAAAGCTAAAGCAATGCAATTAAAATCAGGAGAATTAGACTTAGCTCAAGTAACTCCTAAAGATATGTCTAACTTTGAAAAAGATGAAAAGAATTTTAAAGTAAATATAATGAAAACAGCAGATTATAGAGGTATATTATACAATTTTAATTCTAAGTTCTTCAAAGATGAAAAAACTAAAGGATTACCAAACGCTTTAAGTTATGCAATAGATAGAAAAGCAATAGTTGATAGTGTATTATTAGGACATGGTGTGCCAGCCTATTCACCTTTACAAATGGGAGAATATAATAATCCTGATATAGAAAAGTTTGAATATAACCCAGAAAAAGCTAAACAAGAAATTGAAAAGCTAGGTTGGAAATTAGGTTCTGATGGAATCTATGAAAAAGAAGGTACTAAATTAGCTTTCGAGATAACAGCAGGTGAGAGTGACCAAGTTAGAGTTGATATGGCTAAAATATGTGCACAACAGTTAAAAGAAATCGGTGTTGATGCTAAAGCTGTTGTTGTAACTGAAACAGATTGGGC of Clostridioides sp. ES-S-0054-01 contains these proteins:
- a CDS encoding cell wall-binding protein Cwp25, with amino-acid sequence MRISKKVLALGISALLLSVSFPISINALNKIENIQGIDKYETAGLISDNQDFTTAILINADSTMVDGIASSGLAGVNNAAILLTNKDDIPEATLQRLNRVTKIYVIGGENSISKDVEKMLLMRRMQVIRIDGVDRVDTSYKIAAEIEKIKSSDKMFLVNGFKDEADAVSVASVAYRDGAPIILTKDIPSAEEDTDLDPWFGVSPFPVYAIGGESTLSDYIVSRYRATRIGGVDRYQTNKNIIEKFYNGAKEFYVTSGDDLVYALVASPLAKNAPVALVSNKSDKSILNGASKVTAIGISDKNIIEQCLDAVKK
- a CDS encoding GIY-YIG nuclease family protein gives rise to the protein MDRKRELKQLYKEMKFDTGVFIIKNDITKKIYLGKSNDIKSKFNSLKFQLGAGSCMIKDLNNDWKKYGEKAFTFEVLELIKHDDKKTEKDYLEELDILELVWLEKLNEDNSYEIYSI
- a CDS encoding CGNR zinc finger domain-containing protein; translated protein: MNKKIELIGNFASDWIRYSDYEYKITEEDELYIVPTEDAVFTMYNPFDVADDIIVDIIRIGQEALQDIPKETKEMRLKKEVLEFVKKYGLLGLIYSSVYNRDIVGEERVLMIEKNYITKENILSTDEYVNMFIPFASDEDVYFKKYRRGIDVSKREESPKFFGKRPLILDLVFSKFYTEQLDWIVSFAKDMCKHFNQICVYKNTSNLLTESVTIMSGGFNPQKIGFSISQLDKPTIAWEFDSLKTAIETIYAFAITSEPSSINKCKYCGKIYIPTNSKSQYCSPSCRNCSNVKKSRSRAKKDK
- a CDS encoding amidohydrolase produces the protein MKEYIINNIEEIREELIDLSKKIWENPELAFEEKYASSIQKEYLKSKGFKIEEVENLPTGFIASFGEGKPVIGILGEYDALPELSQCVSAERKPLVEGEAGHGCGHNLLGVAGVGAVVSIKKLIEENKFNGTIKYFGCPAEEEGGGKTVMCVNGCFDDVDCAFTWHPFDINTPWRGGSLANLSVKFKFKGITAHAAQAPHNGRSALDAVEIMNVGANYLREHVIDSIRMHYVITNGGGRPNVVPGFAESWYFIRGKKAKDAEHVLDRLIKVAQGAAMMTETEMEYKVTDGIYDYIPNQCLTDLVYNNMVFVGCPKTTPEEEEFAKKLCDTLTREERLGVATSFQNDKSIVESYIHQGIVDGDKDKGLAGSTDVGDVSYVIPVAQFAMAAWPVGIASHTWQSCSSAGSNIGFSAMINSAKVLACSAYDVFMDTKIIDEAKIEFDKSLDGQKFKPLV
- a CDS encoding NifU family protein, producing MREKVEKVLEEKIKPVLQRDGGDVELIDVNENGVVLVRLQGACSGCPGATMTIKAIIENVLVSEVPGVTQVLGV
- a CDS encoding TIGR03987 family protein encodes the protein MNSKLILAIVFITSALIFYTIGVFGERKAKILKKKHVIIFWLGLIFDTLGTFTMSNIANSHTFEVKSVLSQNLHSITGLLAIVLMLFHASWATFVLYKDDEEKKKFFHKFSIVVWIIWLIPYFIGMFIGMAG
- a CDS encoding winged helix-turn-helix transcriptional regulator, producing MLLKELYSKTMYTVEENFKENRLTHQQIIVIKLIAHNQELTISQLCEEMSLAKGTVSGIISRLEQIGYIEKFKKSDDKRNTYVKFTTTGLEFATNFKIKMQESFDDIFKNCDEQELNDLVKNLRNILVKIKER
- a CDS encoding ABC transporter permease, with amino-acid sequence MWFFLLQQRGDWGLLKDILKKLLQFILVMFLLSFVVFYMARLAPGDPLISYYGDGVERMSTQEKENAMKKLGLDEPIYSQYIKWISNASKGEFGISFKYKQNVTSVINDVYINTIILGGSGYILTFVLALLLGIFCTLHEDKLVDRVICKLGTITNCIPSFWVALVLILVFSINLSILPSSGAYAMGEETSILSRVSHLILPLTVLILSHLWYYTYMIRNKLLEEIREDYVLLCKAKGLNNRTIVFKHCLRNIMPSYISIMAISIPHILGGTYVVEKVFSYPGLGTLCFESAKYHDYNMLLVLCLITGALVVFGNMLAQIINNKIDPRMKYDRGDANEATV
- a CDS encoding ABC transporter permease, with product MKPQYSDFEIVGEDYILLAEDEHIETKKTLFKKIKELPYISIIILSIVVIGSVFSSFIMTHEPTYMDLASSNLAPNKTFLFGTDSMGRDIYSMIWYGGKISLFIGLFSTVISTVIGIIYGSISGFASELVDDAMMRFTEIILSIPSILIIIFVQAILGNSNPVSMSIVIGITSWMNISKIVRTEVRQIRNSEYILAAKSMGGGFFYILRQHLLPNFVASIMFMVVTNIGAAIGTESTLSFLGIGLPIEIVSWGSMLSLSEEALLSNRWWIILIPGIFLVTTLVCITNIGNYIRKNNNKKSSNL
- a CDS encoding ABC transporter substrate-binding protein, producing the protein MKLKKLKVLSLVMILSLMAGCSSGGDKDKKADTPKDGKVLVYGSNDYTSINPALYEHGEINSLIFNGLTAHDENNKVVPCLAKDWKFDEATNTYTFNLRDDVKWHDEETFTANDVKFTIETIMNPDNASEIASNYEDITKIDVVNDNTIKITLKAPNTAMLDYLTVGVLPKHALEGKDIATDEFNQKPIGTGPFKLEKWDKGQSITLIKNNDYFVKEPGLDKVVFKIVPDDKAKAMQLKSGELDLAQVTPKDMSNFEKDEKNFKVNIMKTADYRGILYNFNSKFFKDEKTKGLPNALSYAIDRKAIVDSVLLGHGVPAYSPLQMGEYNNPDIEKFEYNPEKAKQEIEKLGWKLGSDGIYEKEGTKLAFEITAGESDQVRVDMAKICAQQLKEIGVDAKAVVVTETDWANQDAHLIGWGSPFDPDDHTYKVFGTDKGANYSAYSNPTVDKILQKARETENKDEKLKLYKQFQVEMTKDMPYTFIAYIDAIYVGKPNIKGLTPDTVLGHHGVGIFWNIADWTIE